GGTAGTCGGCTACACCGATCCGAAAGGATCGCGCAATGCGTTTGGCGCGTTGCTGCTGGGGCTGCACGACCGGGACAGCGGTCAGCTGCGGTATGCCGGCAAGGTCGGCACCGGTTTCAACGAGACAACGCTTAAGAGCATTTACGAGCAACTGAAACCGTTGCAGACCAGGAAGCCGTCAGTGGTCAATCCACCGACCGGTTTTGACGCCAAAGGTGTGCACTGGCTCAAACCCGTTCTGCTGGCTGAGATTGCCTTTGCCGAAATGACCAAGGAAGGCTCGGTGCGCCACGCCGTGTTCCATGGCCTGCGCGACGACAAGCCGGCCGAAGACATCACCGAGGAGCGCCCGAAAGTGGTGAAGAAAAGCACAGCAGAAAAACCTGCCACCCGCCAAAAGAAAAGCTCGGAAAAAGCCGCACCGGCGCCGTCACAACTCGGTCTGGGCGAGGGCAAGGTGCGGATCACTCACCCGGACCGGGTCATCGACGCCAGCAGCGGCACGACCAAAGTGCAGCTGGCGGAGTATTACGCCCGCGTCGCCGAATGGATTCTGCCCGAATTGAAAGACCGGCCCGTGGCGCTGGTTCGTGCGCCGGACGGTATTGCCGGTGAATTGTTTTTCCAGAAGAACGCCGAACGCCTGGCCATTCCCGGGATTACCACACTCGACAAGGAACTCACCGGTCAGCCGATCATGATCATCAACAGCGCCGAAGCACTGATCGGTGCCGTACAGATGAGCACCGTCGAGCTGCATACCTGGAACGCCACGTCGGACAACCTCGACAAGCCCGATCGCTTCGTTCTCGACCTCGACCCGGACCCGGCGCTGCCGTGGAAAAGCATGGTCGAGGCGACTCAGCTGACGCTGTCGGTGCTGGATGAGCTGGGGCTCAAGGCTTTTCTCAAGACCAGCGGCGGTAAAGGCATTCACCTCGTGGTGCCGCTGACCCGCAAGCTCGGCTGGGATGAAGTGAAGGATTTCAGCCACGCCATCGTCAGTCACATGGCCAAACTGTTGCCGGAACGGTTTTCCGCGGTGTCGGGGCCGAAGAACCGGGTGGGTCGGATCTTCATCGATTACCTGCGCAACGGCCTCGGCGCCACCACCATTTGTGCCTACGCCGCCCGCACCCGCGAAGGGCTGCCGGTGTCGGTGCCGATCTTTCGCGAGGAGGTGGCCGGGCTCAAGGGCGGCAATCAGTGGAACATCCACACGGTGCATGAGCGCTTGGCCGAGGTGGGCGACGGGCCTTGGGCCGACCTGAAGAAAACGAAACAGACGATTACTGCCGAGATGCGGCGGCGGGTGGGGATGAAGAAGTAGCCTTTTCAGCCGGATTAATATGCTCTGATGTGCGCGATGGACAGGGTGGTGGCCCTTTAGTAGCATCGCGCCCTCTCCATAGCCTTCGCGCGTCAGGGACGATCCAATGCCGGTTTCCTTCAATCGCTCCACACGCGTCATTGCTGTCGCGGCGCTTCTGTCCGCTCTGCTCAGCGGCTGCGCCGTCAAAGACACTTACACCGATGCCACCGAGCCCGACGCCGCCAAGGTGCGCTTCATCGCCAACACCAGCAATGCGAAGCTCTACTACTACGATCCGGAACATTGTCAGGGGCGAGTCACCGGTGAACTCAACAACCTGTACGCCCGTGATACCGAGCGTCGGGTGGGCATGAGTGTCGCGCCGCCGGCCGATGCCAGGGGCTATCTGGAGATCAAGGTCAAACCCGACCAGGATAATTACCTGCACCTCGCCACGAGTGGCAGCAACTGGGTGTGTGTCACCAGTTTGAGCCTGACACCCGAGCGCAATGCTGAATACGAGGTGACGTTAAATCTGCGCGACGGCCGTTGCGGCGTGCTGTTGAATCAGTTGAAGCGCATCGATGGCCGTGCGGTGCGGTTGCCGATGCCGGTCATGGACAAGGGCTTGCCTGCCTGTGTCGGTCGCGGCACGTCATTCCCGGCGCTTCCGCCCGCGCTCCCCGACACGCCTCAGCGGGTGATGTTGATAGAGCGGATCTTCGACGGTGCGACCATCGCCGGCATGAAACCGGACCCGGCCAAGGACAGCAGCGAACGCTACACACCGGAAAAACTCGACAAGCTGATTGCCGAACGCAAGGCGAAGCTGGGCTTTACCCTGCCGGACGATTACTGGACCCTGTACCGCCAGAACCTGATTGCCTTCGACGAAGAAGCGGCGGGAAACAAGGCGGAAACGTTCAAGCGTTACAGCGACAAATACCGTCTGCGCCTGCAACGACTGACCGATCAGCAACTGGAACAATGGGCACATCCTGAGGACAAGGCGTCCAGGCCTACGCACTTTGCGGCGTCTGAAGAGCGCAAGACGATGGCGAAGTTTTACGTCCAGACCAGCCAGAATCTGTTGCTCGAAACCATCAATCACCATCTCGACCGGATGGCGCAAATGGATCGGCAGTATGGCGTGTGCGCGCGTTACGCAGAGTGCTGGAAACGCTGACAGGGTGCCGGGCGGCGAGCGGCACTCGCCGCCCCGAACGTTTATTGCTGGCTGA
This DNA window, taken from Pseudomonas fluorescens NCIMB 11764, encodes the following:
- the ligD gene encoding DNA ligase D → MNKNLDDYNRMRDFSATSEPAAKHSGKKAAKDHALQFCIQKHDASRLHYDFRLELDGALKSWAVPKGPSLDPKVKRLAVHVEDHPLDYATFEGSIPEGHYGAGDVIVWDRGVWIPQEDPVKAYAKGKLKFELQGEKLGGLWNLVRTHMPGKQEQWFLIKHQDSAAKPESDYDVVAAEPDSVLSDRTIVARKPKAAEKPKPIKKPARKVAAKQQAAQLTGAHKAKMPDLMKPELATLVEKAPDGEWSYEIKFDGYRIMARIDHGEVKLFTRNGHDWTHKLPKQAEALASLQLESAWLDGEMVVANEQGVPDFQALQNAFDSGRSGNILYYLFDMPYLNGVDLREVPVEERRVALATVLKPNEDPLLRFSDAFAEEPDALLNSACQMQMEGLIGKRLGSPYVSRRSSDWIKLKCKHRQEFVVVGYTDPKGSRNAFGALLLGLHDRDSGQLRYAGKVGTGFNETTLKSIYEQLKPLQTRKPSVVNPPTGFDAKGVHWLKPVLLAEIAFAEMTKEGSVRHAVFHGLRDDKPAEDITEERPKVVKKSTAEKPATRQKKSSEKAAPAPSQLGLGEGKVRITHPDRVIDASSGTTKVQLAEYYARVAEWILPELKDRPVALVRAPDGIAGELFFQKNAERLAIPGITTLDKELTGQPIMIINSAEALIGAVQMSTVELHTWNATSDNLDKPDRFVLDLDPDPALPWKSMVEATQLTLSVLDELGLKAFLKTSGGKGIHLVVPLTRKLGWDEVKDFSHAIVSHMAKLLPERFSAVSGPKNRVGRIFIDYLRNGLGATTICAYAARTREGLPVSVPIFREEVAGLKGGNQWNIHTVHERLAEVGDGPWADLKKTKQTITAEMRRRVGMKK